GCCGCGTCCGACTCGCCGCCCTCGTCGTCGGCGTCCGTCTCGGCCGCCTCAGCATCCGTTTCGTTCGTCTCAGTAGCAGCGTCGTCGAGCTCGAGGTCCGTCTCCGCCGTCGGCCGGTCGTTCGCAGCAGCGTCGTCGGCCTCGCTCTCGTCGTCGCCCTCGTCGGCCTCCGGCTCGGACGCCGCGTCCGACGGCGACTCGGTCACCGGATCGGTCTCCTCGAACGCGAACACGTTCGGAGCCGTCGCGTCGTCGGCGCCGGACTCGAGCGCTTCGGCGTCGGTTTCGGTTCCGTCCTCACCGACGGTATCGCCCTCGACCGCACCGTCGTCCTCGGCCGAGTCGACAGCAGTGTCGCCCGTCTCGTCGCTGTCCGCGTCGTCGTCGACCGAGGCCGCTTCGGGGTCGTCGTCCGACGCGTCGGCGGTCGTCGGCGCTGTCGATTCCCGCTCGGGGTCGTCTTCGGCCGTCTCGGCCGGCGGCGCCGCCACGACGGAATCGGTTTCGTCGGCCTCGGAGTCGTCGGCGGCCGCGGCTGACGCGTCCGTCTCGCTCGTGGCGGTCGAGTCGACCGGCCCGGCGGCGATGACCGCGTCGTCGCGCTCCGAGCCGTCGGTTAGCTCGCCGGCGATCGTCGGTCCCGGGTCGGCGATCGCGTCGCGATCGAGCCGAACCGCGTACCACGCCGTCCCGTCGGATTGCGTGACGAACCGACCCTGGTTGCGGGCCGCCTGATCGTTCGGCGTCTCGTCGGTCGCGGCATCGCTGTCCGTCGTCACCTCGTGGCTGGAAGCAGCATCCGGTTCGTCCGCCACGTCGGCATCGACGGTGGTCTCACCGGCGTCAACGTCGGAGTCAGTCGCTGTCTCGGCTGAGACCGTCGACCGTTCGTCGGCGAGAGCCGCTTCAGTCGCGTCCGTTCCGGGCGCCGTCGGGTCGGTCTCGAGGTCGGGCGACGGTTCGTCGACTCCGGCGACAGCAGCGCCGTTGGCCGACGTTTCGGCCTCGCCGGCGGCGGCTCGATCGGCAGCGCGAGCGTCGGCGGTTTCCGTTTCGACGCCGCCGGTACCGCGCGCCGCTCCCGCCGCGGTATCGGCCCTCATCGGACCCGTTTCGGCACCGGGAGCCGTCGCCGTCGTCGCGTCAGCGGCGGCGCTACCGTTCCCGTTCGGGGAGTGCTGGGCCGCTTGCTGCGGTTCTGCGGGCTGTGGCCCGCCGGCCGCTTGCGGGCCCGGACTCTGTGTCGTCTGTGCTGTCTGGCCCTGCGCCTGCCCGGGGTTCGGGCCGGAGCTGATAGTCCCGCCGTTGAGGTGCAGCTGCGTTCCGCCACCGCCACCGCCGCCGCCGCGCCCGTTCGAAATGTTGTCCAGCGAGTGGCCGATATCCGTCAGATCGTCGTCGATATTGTCTTCCAGCTTGTCGATCTTGTCCCCGACGCTCCGTAACGCCAGCGCGACGTCCCACAGCACGACGACGCCGAAAAAGAGGAGCGCGAGGAAGACGGTGACGGCAGCTCCGCCGAGAAGCTCAGCATTGACTTCCATATATTGTACTCTCTAATCCGATAGGTCGTTCCGTATATAGTCCTTCTGCCGTAACACCAATATCCCTGGAGTGCTTCGGTCCGAAGACGGCCGTCACACGCTATTTCTGGTGCGTACCCGTTTCCAGATCGATCGTTCTTATCACACTCCAATCACTAGATTACAGTCGTATCGACAGCGCTGATAACTATCGTTATTTCGTGATTGTTACCTCGAGAGAACGGTTGCGGAACCTCTCTCATCGCGACCGACCTACCGGCCCGGCGTGGATCCGATCAGACGGGGAGCCAGTCGGTCGCCGTCTCCCGATCCCTGAGCTCCCATCGCTGTTCGGCGACGCCGTCACGGACGCGAATCTCGACGACCGCGTCGAACAGCGGTTCGAAGAGGTGGACCGCCTCGTGGTCGCGATCGAGCGGCAGGTGGTAGTGACCCATCCCCTGGAGGGCGTCCACCCGCGACGTCGTCATGTGCAACAGTCGAAACACCTTCTCCGCCGTGTGTTCCTCGAGCAGCGCTGCCAACGAGTCGACGCAAACGCGTAGCTGAGACGGCTCGAGGCCGTCGGCGTCGCCCTGAAAGCCGTCGATCGCGTCGGCGATCTCGATCCCCAGCGTCCCGAGCGGGGTGCGACCGCGCAGTTCGGCGTCCTCGGTTGCGGTGGGGTCGAGCGCCGAGTAGTCGATCGTTCGAGCGGTCCCTTCGTCCGGCTCGTCGTTCGCGTTCGCGAGCGGCTCGCGTCCGTCGGTCACGAACAATCGATACCGCGCGCCGTCCCCCGTCTCTCCCAGCAACCGATGACAGAGCGACGTATGCACGTCGGCCGTCTCCGCGCCGACGAGCAAGACGTTGCTCCCGTCGCGCTTGAGCCTCGCAAGCGTCTGGGCGAAGGCGGTTCGCTCCACCGCAGCACCCCCTCGTTCAGTTGTCATCCTTTATATCGAGTCCTCGGTATTATAATAAATATTGTGGCCGGGATCCACCTACGCGATCGCCGAGCGAATAATAGCGATCGGTCCGATCGCCCGGCTTTTTGTTTCGGCCGCCGTAGCTGAACTATGGCCGATCCCGACGACGAACTCGCCGAGGCCGTCCGCGAACTCACACGGACGATCGAGGAGCTCCGGTCGGAACTCGAGTCGACCCGGCGCCGGCCGCCGTTCCGCCCGCCGGCGCCCCGACCGCCGACGCCTCGGGAACTCCTCGCGTTCACCGACGAAGTCGCGATTCCCGCCGCGATCGCGGCCCTCGAGACCAGCGTCCGCGCGCTCGAGGGCTTCCAGCGGGCCCTGCAACTCGCCCGGACCGAACGGGACGTTCGCGACCGGACGACCGAAGCCACGCGGACCGCGGGGGAGCGCGCCGACGACCTCCGCCGATCGACGCTCTCCGGACTCGACACCGTCCTCGCCGAACTCCAGCGGGCGGCGTCGGACGGCGACCTCCCTGCCGACGAAGGGGCTCGCGAGTTGCTCTCGGAGGCCCGCGAACTGCGCGACGACGTCGACCGGCGACTCCGGGACGCCGCCGACGACCTCGAGCGCCGATCGACCGACGCGACGGACGCCGTCCGAATCGACATCGAGGACGGCGACCCGCTCGACGGTTCGTCGGACGACGACGAGCCGGAGCCGGACCCGGGCGTCGACGTCGATGCCGAACTCGAGACCCTGAAGGATCAGTACGGGCGCGACGACGGTGCCGACGATACTGCCGGTGACGACTCCGGTGAGTCCGATGGCGATAAATCCGACGCGTCTGGCGACGGCGCCGCCGCTGATGACGACGACTCCGACTCGAGCGAAAACGGTTCCGACGCGGCCTAGACCGGCTGGAACCGGTAGCCGTCCCAGTCCTGACTCTCCGGTTCGCGGATGCCGGCGCCGGGCTCGCGAAGTTCCTCGACGTGGACCGGTTCGACCTCGTCGCCGGTTTCGATCTCGTCGGTGGTCACCTGCCCGAGCGCGCGGACCGACTCCCCATCAACGTCGAACTCGACGATGGCGAGCGTGTTCGGTTCGCGGACGCCCGGCGGCGTCGCCGTACTGGTCGTCCAGGTGACGACCTCGCCGGTGTACTCGCTGAGGTCGATCGTGTCTACCGGCTCGGTGCCGCCGGGACCGCGCGGGTGCCCGGGGTAGCTGATCGATCCGTCCTCGTACTCGTAAGCGTCCATGGTCATCGTGCCGCCTCCATGATGGTGGTGATAACGCAGTTGCCGAAGCCGCCGACGTTACAGCAGAGGCCGACGTCCGCGTCGACCTGTCGCGGCCCCGCTTCGCCCATCAGCTGTTCGTAGATCTCGACGCCCTGTGCGACGCCGCTGGCACCCAGTGGATGCCCCTTCGACTTGAGGCCGCCGGAGGTGTTGATCGGCAGTTCGCCCGTGTCGCGTTCGGTGTAGCCCTCCTCGACGAGTTTCCAGGCTTCGCCCTGCTCGGCGAATCCGAGTCCCTCCATCTGGAGGAACTCGAGGATGGTGAACATGTCGTGGAGTTCGGCGACGTCGATGTCGTCTGGGCCGTAGCCGCTCATCTCGTAGGCGCCCTTGCCGCTCTCGACGACGCCGCCCATCACGGTCGGATCCTCCCGCTCGTGGACGACGTGTGTGTCGGTGGCGCCGTCGATACCCGAAATAACGACGTAGTCGTCGGTGTACTCCTCGGCGACGGACTCCGGACAGAGCATCAGCGCCGCGGAGCCGTCCGTGATCGGACAGAAGTCGTACAGCCGCAGCGGATCGGCGACGATCGGTGACTCGAGGGCCGTCTCCTCGTCGATCTCCTTCTGGAACTGGGCGTTGGGGTTATCGACGCCGTTCTCGTGGTTCTTGACCGCCACCTTCGCCAGACTGTCCCGCGGCGCGTCGAACCGCTCGAGGTAGTGGCGGGCGGTCAGCCCCGCGAACGACGGGAGCGTCACGCCGTGTTTGTACTCCGCCGGATGGGTCAGCGACGCGATGACGTCGGTCGCTTCGCCGGTCGTCCGGTGGGTCATCTTCTCGCCGCCGACGAGCATCGTCATGTCGCTGGCGCCGCTGGCCACCGACTGCCAGGCGGCGTAGATCCCCGCGCCGCCGCTGGAACTCGTCTGATCGACGCGCTGGGTGTACGCCGGCATCGCGTCGATGTCGTGGGCCAAGGCGTTGGGAATCCCGGTCTGGCCCTCGAACTCGCCGCTGGCCATGTTCGACACGTACAGGTGGTCGACGTCGCTGGCGTCGACGCCGGAATCCTCGAGACACTCGAGGCCGGCCTCCGCGAGGAGGTCGAGGACCCACTCCCCCTCGCGTTGCCCGAACTGGGTCATCGACGCACCGATGATTGCAACACGTTCCATAGCCTAGGGGACTCGAGTCATCGATTTATAAGGTGGGGTTAGGCCGCCGCCGTCGCGACGTCGTCGTCGGGGACCGAGCCGGGAGGGAGAGAGAGCGAGCGTCCGTCGCCGTTCGATCAGGCCGATTCGGCCGCCGCCGTCCGCAACTCGCTGGCCCGCGAGCGCGCCTGCGAGACGATCGCCGGCCGAGCTTCGAAGGAGACGACGACGTCCTCGTCGCCGTAGGCGACCTCCTCGACGTGGGCGTTGTCGTGGAGCCACGAGACGACGCTCATCGTGTCGTCGGTCATCGGCAGGAGGAGCCGCTCTTCCTCCCAGTCGGGCAGTTCCTCGTCGATGCGCTCGAGCAGCGCGTCGACGTTCGTCCCCTCCCGGCCGCTGACGGCGACGGGGTTCGGGGCGAGCGCCGACAGGGCGTCGCGCTTCTCCGCGAGCTCCTCGTCGTCGACCTTGTCGATCTTGTTCAGCACCGTCACGATCGGCGCCTCGTTGCGCTCGTAGAGCGTGTCGTGGCTGGTGACGAGCTTCTCGTGGATCTCGTCGATGTCCTCGCTGACGTCGACGACGAGCAACACCAAGTCGGCCCGGTAGACGGAGTCGAGCGTCGACTTGAACGACTCGACCAGCCAGTGGGGCAGATCGCTGATGAAGCCGACGGTGTCGGTCACCAGCACGTCGCGGGGCTCGATGTCCGCGCGGCGGGTCGTCGTCCCCAGCGTCGTGAACAACTTGTCCTGGGACTCGGCGGTCGCGTCGAGATCCGGGTGGAGATCCTCGTTTTCCTCGACCGTGAGGTCGTCGGCGAGCCGGCGCAGCAGGGTCGACTTGCCGGCGTTGGTGTAGCCGGCCAACGCGACTAGATCGAAGCCGGAGTCGCGCCGGCGCTCCCGGCGGTGTTGCTCGGTCTGCTCGATCCGCTCGAGCTCGTCGTTGATCCGGCTGATCTGATCCTTGATGTCCTGTTCGCGGCTCTCGTCGTACTCGCCGAGCCCCATGAAGCCGGGGTGTTCCTCGCGCTTGGCGAGGCTCGTCTTGGCCTCGGCGCGGGGCAGTTCGTACCGGAGTTCGGCCAGTTCGACCTGGAGCTGGGCCTTGCGGGTCTGGGCGCGCTGGCCGAAGATCTCGAGGATCAGCGTGAATCGATCGATCACTTCGACGCCTTCGGGGAGCAGTTGCCCGAGGTTGTACGTCTGGTAGGGGCCGAGCCGGTTGTCGAAGATGACGGTCGTCGCGTCGGTCGCGACGACCTCGTCGGCGAGTTCCTCGGCTTTCCCCTCGCCCAGCTGGAGGGCGGGATCGGCCTTCCGCGACTGGGTGATCTCGCCGACGACGGTGTACCCCGCGGCCGCGGCGAGGTCGCGGATCTCACTCGTGTCGGGCGTTCCCGAATCGACGCGCTTGGCGATGATTGCTCTCATGCGGGTGGAAAGACGTGCTCGTAGCTCTCGTTCGGAGAAGAAGGCTCGAGACGACGCGAGACGGGTCGCTGGGCGACCCGACGGCCCGTCGGTCCCACGGGCTGGGTACGGCGGCTCGATACTCGCGACCGCGGCTGCCCGATCGCGCTACGGATGGCGGTCGAACACCTCCGTTACTGTTCGACGGATACGGCACATACCCGACCGTACGCTCCCGACGGTCTTGAATCCCGTGGCGCGTCCGCAGGCCGCGGTGTTCGCGGCGGAATCGACGTGCCGGAACGTGACTCGATCCGCAGCGAGCAGCGCGTCGCAGATCGAAAGCGGACGTCAACCGCTCGAAAAATCACGAAGCCATAACAGTCATTGGAGACGACCCGAATACGAGACCGTAATGCTAGACGTCGAT
This portion of the Haloterrigena gelatinilytica genome encodes:
- a CDS encoding AAA family ATPase — translated: MEVNAELLGGAAVTVFLALLFFGVVVLWDVALALRSVGDKIDKLEDNIDDDLTDIGHSLDNISNGRGGGGGGGGTQLHLNGGTISSGPNPGQAQGQTAQTTQSPGPQAAGGPQPAEPQQAAQHSPNGNGSAAADATTATAPGAETGPMRADTAAGAARGTGGVETETADARAADRAAAGEAETSANGAAVAGVDEPSPDLETDPTAPGTDATEAALADERSTVSAETATDSDVDAGETTVDADVADEPDAASSHEVTTDSDAATDETPNDQAARNQGRFVTQSDGTAWYAVRLDRDAIADPGPTIAGELTDGSERDDAVIAAGPVDSTATSETDASAAAADDSEADETDSVVAAPPAETAEDDPERESTAPTTADASDDDPEAASVDDDADSDETGDTAVDSAEDDGAVEGDTVGEDGTETDAEALESGADDATAPNVFAFEETDPVTESPSDAASEPEADEGDDESEADDAAANDRPTAETDLELDDAATETNETDAEAAETDADDEGGESDAAGLETVDDAVSDDETAQSDDEPTVDAADPLAGDVAAFEFDDEDLEDVTVEEAVDSINEEAPTPELSSHRFDVSAEVYGTDEGGDGTAPDGSERDDGGENTVLTYEFETDTVDISGSTKRLLQYQLRSFADRDATPEADVSIGRNRIVIEIPDSDGDAVQRWSEAAVDIIDRTLYLSDNSSDDS
- a CDS encoding DUF7504 family protein encodes the protein MTTERGGAAVERTAFAQTLARLKRDGSNVLLVGAETADVHTSLCHRLLGETGDGARYRLFVTDGREPLANANDEPDEGTARTIDYSALDPTATEDAELRGRTPLGTLGIEIADAIDGFQGDADGLEPSQLRVCVDSLAALLEEHTAEKVFRLLHMTTSRVDALQGMGHYHLPLDRDHEAVHLFEPLFDAVVEIRVRDGVAEQRWELRDRETATDWLPV
- a CDS encoding DUF7547 family protein, whose amino-acid sequence is MADPDDELAEAVRELTRTIEELRSELESTRRRPPFRPPAPRPPTPRELLAFTDEVAIPAAIAALETSVRALEGFQRALQLARTERDVRDRTTEATRTAGERADDLRRSTLSGLDTVLAELQRAASDGDLPADEGARELLSEARELRDDVDRRLRDAADDLERRSTDATDAVRIDIEDGDPLDGSSDDDEPEPDPGVDVDAELETLKDQYGRDDGADDTAGDDSGESDGDKSDASGDGAAADDDDSDSSENGSDAA
- a CDS encoding OB-fold domain-containing protein yields the protein MTMDAYEYEDGSISYPGHPRGPGGTEPVDTIDLSEYTGEVVTWTTSTATPPGVREPNTLAIVEFDVDGESVRALGQVTTDEIETGDEVEPVHVEELREPGAGIREPESQDWDGYRFQPV
- a CDS encoding thiolase family protein yields the protein MERVAIIGASMTQFGQREGEWVLDLLAEAGLECLEDSGVDASDVDHLYVSNMASGEFEGQTGIPNALAHDIDAMPAYTQRVDQTSSSGGAGIYAAWQSVASGASDMTMLVGGEKMTHRTTGEATDVIASLTHPAEYKHGVTLPSFAGLTARHYLERFDAPRDSLAKVAVKNHENGVDNPNAQFQKEIDEETALESPIVADPLRLYDFCPITDGSAALMLCPESVAEEYTDDYVVISGIDGATDTHVVHEREDPTVMGGVVESGKGAYEMSGYGPDDIDVAELHDMFTILEFLQMEGLGFAEQGEAWKLVEEGYTERDTGELPINTSGGLKSKGHPLGASGVAQGVEIYEQLMGEAGPRQVDADVGLCCNVGGFGNCVITTIMEAAR
- the hflX gene encoding GTPase HflX; this translates as MRAIIAKRVDSGTPDTSEIRDLAAAAGYTVVGEITQSRKADPALQLGEGKAEELADEVVATDATTVIFDNRLGPYQTYNLGQLLPEGVEVIDRFTLILEIFGQRAQTRKAQLQVELAELRYELPRAEAKTSLAKREEHPGFMGLGEYDESREQDIKDQISRINDELERIEQTEQHRRERRRDSGFDLVALAGYTNAGKSTLLRRLADDLTVEENEDLHPDLDATAESQDKLFTTLGTTTRRADIEPRDVLVTDTVGFISDLPHWLVESFKSTLDSVYRADLVLLVVDVSEDIDEIHEKLVTSHDTLYERNEAPIVTVLNKIDKVDDEELAEKRDALSALAPNPVAVSGREGTNVDALLERIDEELPDWEEERLLLPMTDDTMSVVSWLHDNAHVEEVAYGDEDVVVSFEARPAIVSQARSRASELRTAAAESA